The Actinomycetes bacterium sequence CGTGAGATCGTCGGGGATCTCGACCCGCACGGGGACCACCGTCGCCGTCCCGCCCGAGGGCTCCGCCGGGAACGACTTCGGGCGGACCAGGACCAGCCGGGGGGAGGGGCCGTCGAGGGCGACCTCGACGACGCGGCTGCCGCCGAAGATCTGGGTCTGGGCGGCGTCGGGACCGGAGACGTCCGTGGCGTTGCTCATGAGCGTGCAGCCGAGCTTGGCCTGCAGGCGACCCGCCACGTCGCGCGCGTCGTAGCTCGTCGAGAACAGGACGACGTCTGGCGCGTGCTCCTGCACGAGCGTGTGCAGCGCGTGCGCGGCCGGCTGGCCGAGCGTGTCCGCGTACACCGCGTCGTCGCTCGCGAACACCGTCGCGGCGCCGTGCTCGCCGAGCGCGGGCGCGGCGCCGGCCGCGCCGGGGCCGAGCGCCACCGCCGCGACCTCATCGCCGATCGAACGCGCCTTCGTCAGCAGCTCGAGCGCGGAGGCGCTCGGGCCTTCCGGCGTCACCTCGGCGTAGACCCACACACCGGACACGTCAGATCGCCTTCGCCTCGGCGAGGAGCTCCGCGACCTTGGCCGCGGCGTCGTCGCCAGCCTGGATCACGACGCCCGCGCTCTTCTCGGGCGCGTCGGACACCGCGGAGACGCGCTGCGCCGGCGTCACATCGGCCTCCGACAGGCCGAGGTCGCCGAGCGAGAGCTGCTCGAGCGGCTTCGATTTCGCGGCCATGATGCCCTTGAGCGTCGGGTAGCGGGGTTCGGCCGCGCTGCCGGTCACCGTGACGACGGCCGGCATCGGACAGGTCACGACGTCGTAGCCGGCCTCCGTCTGGCGCTCGACGCGCAGCGAGCCATCCGCGACCTCGGCCTTCCGCGCGAAGGTGGCGCTCGGCACGCCGAGGAGCTCGGCCACGGCCACCGGCAGGGTGCCCGTATACCCGTCGGTCGACTCGACGCCGGCGAGCAGGAGGTCGAACGGCGCCCGCCCGACCGCCGCCGCGAGCACCCGCGCCGTCGCGAGCACGTCGGCGCCGCGGAGCGCTGGATCGGTCACGAGCACGCCCGAGCTCGCGCCCATCGAGAACCCCTTGCGGAGCGCGGCGGTCGCCACCTCGGGTCCCATCGAGACCAACGCGACCTCGCCGCCGTAGGCCTCGACGAGCTGGAGCGCGGCCTCGACCGCGAACTCGTCGCCCGGGTCGAGCGCGCCGTCGACGCCCTCGCGGACGAGCAGGAAGTCCTCGCCGAGCGTGGGCGTCCCCATCGGCTCGGGCACGTACTTCACCAGGACGACGACCTGCACGGGAATCCCTTCGCTCGAGTCGGCGTGCCGAGGATACCCGCGGGGCCGTGCCGCTCACGAGCGCGATGCCGCGTTAGCCTTTCGGGCATGCCGTCCGTGTTGGTCGCGATGTCCGGCGGCGTCGACTCCTCGGTCGCCGCCTGCCTGCTGCTCGAGCAGGGCTACGAGGTGCTGGGCTCGCACATGCGCCTCGTGCATCTCGACGGCGTCGAGCACGGCTGCTGCGGCCCGAGCGCTCGGCGCGACGCGGCCGAGGTCGCGCGGATCGCCGGGTTCGCGTTCGAGATCTGCGACCTCTCGGACACCTTCGAACGGACGGTCGTTGCCGACTTCGTCGCCGAGCACGAGGCCGGCCGCACGCCGAACCCGTGCGCGCGCTGCAACGGCGAGATCAAGTTCGGGGCGTTCCTGCGGCGGGCGGACGAGCTCGGGATCGACGCCGTGGCGACCGGCCACTACGTTCGGACCGAGCGCGCCGGCGGCCGGGTGCGCCTGCTGCGCGGCGCCGACCCGTCGAAGGACCAGTCCTACATGCTCCACATGCTCGGCCAGCGCGAGCTCTCGCGGTCGCTGTTCCCCGTCGGCGCGATCCCGAAGGCCGAGACCCGGGCGCTCGCCGAGCGGTTCGGCCTGCCGGTCGCGACGAAGCCCGACTCGCAGGAACTCTGCTTCGCGCCG is a genomic window containing:
- a CDS encoding electron transfer flavoprotein subunit alpha/FixB family protein, producing MSGVWVYAEVTPEGPSASALELLTKARSIGDEVAAVALGPGAAGAAPALGEHGAATVFASDDAVYADTLGQPAAHALHTLVQEHAPDVVLFSTSYDARDVAGRLQAKLGCTLMSNATDVSGPDAAQTQIFGGSRVVEVALDGPSPRLVLVRPKSFPAEPSGGTATVVPVRVEIPDDLTVARRVERHEEAASGPRLEDAKVVIAGGRGLQDASNFKLLDDLAAAIGDAAVGASRAVVDAGWVPYSYQVGQTGKTVKPEVYIAVGISGATQHVVGMKAAKRVVAINKDADAPIFRLADLGVVGDALAVVPKLIEEIRARKG
- the mnmA gene encoding tRNA 2-thiouridine(34) synthase MnmA — protein: MPSVLVAMSGGVDSSVAACLLLEQGYEVLGSHMRLVHLDGVEHGCCGPSARRDAAEVARIAGFAFEICDLSDTFERTVVADFVAEHEAGRTPNPCARCNGEIKFGAFLRRADELGIDAVATGHYVRTERAGGRVRLLRGADPSKDQSYMLHMLGQRELSRSLFPVGAIPKAETRALAERFGLPVATKPDSQELCFAPSGEAGAYLRTVAPHLMREGDVVDVDGRVLARHAGAASFTVGQRRGLGVSRPDPAYVLDVDAGTNRVVVGPGELLARRGLVADRCSWVAGEPQPGGPFEAEVRIRYRGDDVPAVVEAIAERMQVEFRTTQRGVAPGQSVVVYRGDELLGGGRIVASLR
- a CDS encoding electron transfer flavoprotein subunit beta/FixA family protein, producing the protein MQVVVLVKYVPEPMGTPTLGEDFLLVREGVDGALDPGDEFAVEAALQLVEAYGGEVALVSMGPEVATAALRKGFSMGASSGVLVTDPALRGADVLATARVLAAAVGRAPFDLLLAGVESTDGYTGTLPVAVAELLGVPSATFARKAEVADGSLRVERQTEAGYDVVTCPMPAVVTVTGSAAEPRYPTLKGIMAAKSKPLEQLSLGDLGLSEADVTPAQRVSAVSDAPEKSAGVVIQAGDDAAAKVAELLAEAKAI